In one window of Desulfovibrio sp. UIB00 DNA:
- a CDS encoding tyrosine-type recombinase/integrase yields the protein MRPYDIRHIAASEMLARGADLAAVAAQLGHSNVATTGGTYSHVTAGSQAAAVALMPGLDDGDTVVIQKDVKKG from the coding sequence ATCAGGCCGTATGATATACGGCACATCGCGGCCTCAGAAATGTTGGCACGCGGGGCAGACCTTGCCGCCGTGGCTGCACAGCTCGGGCATAGTAATGTTGCCACAACAGGCGGGACATATTCGCACGTCACAGCAGGGAGCCAAGCCGCAGCGGTTGCACTTATGCCCGGCCTAGATGATGGTGATACGGTGGTGATACAAAAAGACGTAAAAAAGGGTTAG